The Acidobacteriota bacterium DNA segment CCCGCCCCTGTCGTGACCACGGCAACGTCCACGGTCGCACGCTCCGGCCGTCTGCTGCCGCGGTGACGTGGTGACCCTGCCACCTGGGGCGCGGCTCGGACCGTACCAGATCGTCGACAAGCTCGGCGAAGGCGGGATGGGCGAGGTCTATCGGGCCCGCGACACGCGCCTCGACCGGTCGGTCGCCATCAAGGTGGTCCCCGACCACGTCGCGGCCGACCCGGACCTGCGCGACCGGCTCGACCGCGAGGCCCGCGCCGTCTCCGCGCTCAGCCATCCGCACATCTGCACGCTGCACGACATCGGCGAGCATCAGGGCACGGCCTACCTCGTGATGGAGCTGCTCGTCGGCGAGACGCTCGCCGACCGTCTCGCGCGGGGCCCAATGAAGACGGACGAGGCGCTGCGCGTCGCCATCCAGATGGCGAGCGCTCTCGACACCGCCCATCGCCACGGGATCGTCCATCGGGACCTGAAGCCCGCCAACGTGATGCTGACGAGGAGCGGCGCCAAGCTGCTCGATTTCGGCCTCGCCAAGACCGTCGTCGCGTCGTCGCCGGCCGTGTCGATGCGCGGGAGCGTTGGCGGCGCGATGACCGCGCACGAGGCCGCGACCCGTGCGGCCACCACCCGCGACGACGCGGCGACCCGCCCCGGCACCATCCTGGGCACCCTGCACTACATGGCGCCAGAGCAGCTGGAGGGTCGCACGGTCGATGCCCGCACGGACATCTTTGCGTTCGGCGCACTGCTGTACGAGATGCTGACCGGCCGCCGCGCGTTCGACGGCGCGTCGCCAGCCAGCCTGATCGCCGCCGTGCTCGAGCGCGATCCCCCGCCGTTGGCCGAGGTCCAGCCACTCACGCCCCCCGCGCTCGACTACCTGGTGAGGCGGGCCATGGCGAAGTCTCCCGACGAACGCTGGCACAGCNNNNNNNNNNNNNNNNNNNNNNNNNNNNNNNNNNNNNNNNNNNNNNNNNNNNNNNNNNNNNNNNNNNNNNNNNNNNNNNNNNNNNNNNNNNNNNNNNNNNGCGCCCACGACGTGCTCCTGCAGCTCGAGTGGCTGGCCGGGCAGCCTGGCGGGGCGAGCCGGCCGCCCGCCGATCGACCTTCGCGCTTGCGTTCGCTGGTGCCCTGGCTCGTTGCGGCCAGCTTTGGCGCAGCGCTCGCAGCCGTGCTCGCGGCGGGCTGGCCGCGCGGTGACACGGGGCCTCCAAAGGCGACGCAATTCACGATCGACGTGCCAGGGGAGAACGTCGACGACCGGATCGCCATCTCCCCGGAC contains these protein-coding regions:
- a CDS encoding serine/threonine protein kinase, which translates into the protein MGEVYRARDTRLDRSVAIKVVPDHVAADPDLRDRLDREARAVSALSHPHICTLHDIGEHQGTAYLVMELLVGETLADRLARGPMKTDEALRVAIQMASALDTAHRHGIVHRDLKPANVMLTRSGAKLLDFGLAKTVVASSPAVSMRGSVGGAMTAHEAATRAATTRDDAATRPGTILGTLHYMAPEQLEGRTVDARTDIFAFGALLYEMLTGRRAFDGASPASLIAAVLERDPPPLAEVQPLTPPALDYLVRRAMAKSPDERWHS